From the Colletotrichum lupini chromosome 10, complete sequence genome, one window contains:
- a CDS encoding cyclin domain-containing protein yields the protein MAHMTNTLATAEQLYKRNSFSSLPADLQDVIFYATQCLTQAAGVLLDLPQSTTAQANVLLARYWLVESPMAGEFSDVSAAALYLVAKMGPVPRSTRDVSNVYAYLLSPASTLFRGEPPDDDPKKRPRPDPTTYYQTEGEYAAFQTRMLAAEARVLWALGFDTAVALPHALAVTYLQALDFLGKPRAQVAGRVVAHLNTALLSPQMLYLTHQPNALATAAVYIAAREAGAKMPEVAWWEVFDVEREELGFLVVGMRSLEGWVRGVKETGMLAGGMITRVGIEREARRRAGEGDEEDEIMALMDQKAA from the exons ATGGCGCATATGACCAACACCTTGGCGACGGCCGAGCAGCTCTACAAGCGCAATTCCTTCAGCTCACTACCGGCCGACCTCCAGGATGTCATATTCTATGCGACGCAGTGCCTAACACAGGCTGCCGGTGTGCTACTCGACCTGCCGCAATCGACAACGGCACAGGCGAACGTCTTGCTGGCGCGATACTGGCTCGTCGAGTCGCCAATGGCAGGAGAGTTCAGC GACGTCTCCGCCGCAGCCCTCTACCTAGTCGCCAAAATGGGCCCCGTCCCACGCTCGACACGAGACGTCTCAAACGTATACGCCTACCTCCTCTCCCCAGCCTCCACCCTCTTCCGCGGCGAGCCACCAGACGACGACCCGAAGAAGCGCCCCCGCCCGGATCCGACGACGTACTACCAGACAGAAGGCGAGTACGCCGCCTTCCAGACGCGGATGCTGGCCGCCGAGGCGCGGGTCCTCTGGGCCCTGGGCTTCGACACGGCCGTGGCGCTGCCGCACGCGCTGGCCGTGACGTACCTCCAGGCGCTCGACTTCCTCGGGAAGCCGAGGGCGCAGGTGGCCGGGCGGGTGGTCGCGCACCTCAACACGGCGCTGCTGAGCCCGCAGATGCTGTATCTTACGCACCAGCCCAACGCGCTCGCGACGGCGGCGGTATATATCGCCGCCCGGGAGGCTGGGGCCAAGATGCCCGAGGTGGCGTGGTGGGAGGTTTTCGATGTCGAGAGGGAGGAGCTCGGGTTCCTTGTCGTGGGGATGAGGAGTCTTGAGGGGTGGGTGAGAGGGGTCAAAGAGACTGGAATGCTTGCTGGTGGTATGATTACCAGAGTAGGGATTGAGAGGGAGGCTAGGAGGAGGGCTGGTGAAGGGGATGAGGAAGACGAGATTATGGCGCTTATGGATCAGAAAGCGGCATAG
- a CDS encoding F-box domain-containing protein — MRHTSPTMDSPQSCDKATTTASEPAPKPLGFLDLPPETQKDIFSHCCQSDLICLSLVSRHFRELAAAQLYRNFHIVFPDEDDPSFDSPIDSLAGGLDTFVSSEYDYAQHLRDVSLDTLSAGDKAEAAYKPYLYSASCGKFMNTLLFLTLKNAKSLETFRWNIRVELSRPVYKALHQIATLKNLHIRMQAGPSLFEIPPPLPYSTNLPPPASTQGHWDPLPAFSSIPPPPPPFASMSLNVPPPYNPSSLGSHPPLPPALKPTPRSRRRISANEPATLGGFRKLNSLVVLDIDTLDTVTEIKSCVRNSASTLTKLKLSFSTYLALQSRKPPPDTDPDDSDQDDEFQVVPLPSAPGWDEASGPAKAFRAQEERKSQESVLGRIFDVEPFLAKKSQHRKSLKGKAKIDNPANTQEAGSPAEAFMNRLREVSGKLMASVAEGDADDGSKQEILEMIEKASRKYLEAEEAKAATEAAKEKDNTTSAEAGSSTGAGSSSAATTTVQPATTVEVSGASITGADISAKIKTTPAADSNPEDINVEEPIAADEAEAIERVQAVAPETSSSIQEPASPTTARAKAALEAQKANFETLVSRLQHLLSEATSLQEKLEDLRNTTSAFDRDHIRYAENQLQGFYRDIENVRSELNATEAEIREVEKQVNGIATTAHGEDERISEYIRATRGVALRSFSVHLIPVKASVFKAAIDVRVLKRLTLLNVGNQAPIWTMLTKENKAQPLPLRKIFTDNVSMPFLTFASQLEQITELFMLERSSKYKPESFAPKTNVVMDQIRRLVLKKHMPTLTRLMIKNDSQMSWDLDEKAMLLICNRGKQLEELAASLGIRAMHLGGLVNLRALNVISFRNDDTCVWVMRETRKFLVDNLSHHPHMKLEWISIDDDRVERIIRPPPQTPAAKADEKRNKKGKSKPAGSAFGAFGGPGTSTGSGAPGSFPPLPMPGWETDSDSDDEDTDIVANTKLETVEGVHFYDVWDVRIFKKEVMAGRL; from the exons ATGCGCCACACTTCGCCCACGATGGATTCACCCCAGTCTTGCGACAAGGCTACCACCACCGCCTCTGAGCCCGCACCCAAACCTCTCGGCTTTCTTGACCTTCCTCCCGAGACCCAAAAGGACATCTTCAGCCAT TGCTGCCAAAGCGACCTGATTTGCCTCTCCCTCGTCTCCAGACACTTTCGCGAACTCGCTGCCGCCCAGCTATACCGCAACTTTCACATCGTCTTTCCCGATGAAGATGATCCATCTTTCGATTCACCTATTGACAGCTTGGCTGGTGGCCTCGACACCTTCGTATCGAGCGAATACGACTACGCTCAGCATCTTCGCGATGTTTCTCTCGATACCCTCAGCGCCGGCGACAAGGCGGAAGCTGCATATAAGCCGTACTTGTACAGCGCCAGCTGCGGCAAGTTCATGAACACGTTACTATTTCTCACCCTCAAGAATGCAAAGTCCCTCGAGACCTTCAG GTGGAACATCCGAGTCGAGCTAAGCCGGCCTGTGTACAAGGCGTTACACCAGATTGCGACCCTTAAGAACCTCCACATCCGAATGCAAGCCGGGCCGTCCCTCTTCGAGATCCCCCCTCCGCTACCGTATTCGACGAATCTACCGCCGCCTGCATCCACTCAAGGTCATTGGGACCCGTTGCCAGCTTTTTCCTCGATACCGCCCCCGCCTCCTCCTTTCGCAAGCATGTCTTTGAACGTCCCGCCGCCGTACAACCCATCTTCTCTTGGTTCTCACCCTCCCTTACCGCCCGCGTTGAAGCCGACGCCCCGAAGTAGGCGTAGGATATCCGCCAACGAGCCCGCAACGCTGGGCGGGTTCCGCAAGCTGAATTCTTTGGTGGTTCTCGACATTGATACCTTGGATACTGTTACAGAAATCAAGTCATGTGTGCGCAATTCGGCGTCTACCTTGACGAAACTGAAATTGTCCTTCTCGACGTATCTTGCTTTGCAATCGCGAAAGCCACCTCCTGACACCGACCCTGATGACTCGGACCAGGATGACGAGTTTCAAGTTGTTCCTCTTCCATCAGCACCCGGTTGGGATGAGGCGAGTGGACCGGCAAAAGCATTTCGCGCGCAAGAAGAGAGGAAAAGTCAGGAGTCGGTTTTGGGCAGGATCTTTGACGTGGAGCCATTCCTGGCAAAGAAGTCGCAGCATCGCAAGAGTTTGAAAGGAAAGGCCAAAATCGATAACCCGGCTAATACGCAAGAGGCTGGCTCACCTGCCGAAGCCTTCATGAATAGATTGCGAGAGGTCTCGGGTAAACTGATGGCAAGCGTGGCGGAAGGCGATGCGGATGACGGGTCAAAGCAAGAAATCCTAGAGATGATCGAGAAAGCCAGTCGGAAGTATTTGGAAGCAGAGGAGGCGAAGGCGGCGACGGAGGCAGCGAAAGAGAAAGACAACACGACATCAGCTGAAGCGGGCTCTTCCACTGGTGCAGGATCGTCATCCGCCGCGACAACAACCGTTCAGCCGGCTACGACCGTCGAGGTTTCGGGAGCTTCTATTACCGGTGCAGATATCAGCGCCAAAATCAAGACCACGCCAGCAGCCGATTCTAACCCCGAGGATATCAACGTGGAAGAACCAATTGCTGCTGACGAGGCTGAGGCGATCGAGCGGGTTCAGGCTGTCGCTCCAGAGACGAGCTCGTCAATTCAAGAACCTGCATCGCCTACCACGGCGCGAGCAAAGGCCGCGTTGGAAGCTCAAAAGGCAAACTTTGAAACATTGGTTTCTCGTCTACAGCACCTATTATCCGAAGCCACAAGTCTCCAGGAGAAACTTGAGGACTTGCGAAACACGACGAGCGCTTTCGACCGGGACCACATTCGATATGCCGAGAATCAGTTGCAGGGCTTCTACCGCGATATTGAGAACGTTCGGTCCGAGCTGAATGCGACTGAAGCCGAGATTCGTGAAGTGGAGAAGCAAGTCAACGGCATAGCCACGACAGCACATGGCGAGGACGAAAGAATCAGCGAGTATATCCGGGCGACCAGAGGCGTCGCTCTGCGATCCTTTAGTGTTCACCTCATCCCAGTCAAGGCCTCTGTCTTCAAGGCAGCCATTGACGTGAGAGTGCTAAAGAGGCTGACGTTGCTAAATGTCGGCAATCAAGCTCCCATCTGGACCATGTTGACCAAGGAAAACAAGGCACAGCCGCTCCCCTTACGCAAGATCTTCACGGATAACGTGTCCATGCCTTTCCTGACATTTGCATCGCAATTGGAGCAGATCACCGAACTGTTCATGCTCGAGCGGTCGTCCAAATACAAGCCCGAGAGCTTCGCGCCCAAGACAAATGTCGTCATGGACCAGATCCGCCGTCTTGTTCTCAAGAAGCACATGCCGACACTAACTCGGCTGATGATCAAGAACGATTCTCAAATGAGCTGGGATCTGGATGAGAAGGCCATGCTGCTCATTTGCAACCGCGGGAAGCAACTCGAAGAGCTTGCGGCCTCGCTTGGCATTCGCGCCATG CACCTCGGAGGGCTGGTAAACCTTCGAGCGTTGAACGTAATTTCGTTCAGAAACGATGACACCTGTGTCTGGGTGATGCGCGAGACCCGCAAGTTCCTCGTCGATAACCTCAGCCACCACCCCCACATGAAGCTCGAGTGGATCTCAATCGACGATGACCGGGTTGAGCGCATCATCCGCCCACCACCACAGACCCCGGCTGCCAAAGCCGACGAGAAGAGAAACAAGAAGGGCAAGAGTAAGCCTGCTGGCTCTGCTTTTGGCGCCTTTGGTGGCCCAGGCACCTCCACTGGGTCAGGTGCCCCGGGTAGCTTCCCACCGCTTCCCATGCCAGGATGGGAAACGGATAGCGACAGCGACGATGAAGACACCGATATAGTTGCCAACACCAAGCTGGAAACCGTTGAAGGCGTCCATTTTTATGATGTTTGGGACGTCCGTATTTTCAAGAAGGAAGTCATGGCCGGAAGGCTGTGA
- a CDS encoding PX domain-containing protein, producing the protein ALWPSGVPEALNCGGYEPIQGSCVEKRSPGLLDITLASRLSLRTTRERLYGPSSTQPYHYPPAHDKHCCIPTPINGWARVPNPQITIYTRSPFPASALSASRDPSTQPDDIIDRTPSQTTNNDDNETAVAMDYSASIHEESGASPWGNSPGSSPRPNQTNFSSLGADLGGDPAGSPFNYSPSPGNATPQDHQEGFGGEQQYRRPDTASSTQSTTEVETQESRTEIGSEARSSGDGPGPELPQKSQEQGGPAAAGGQAQQQPRKPQQPQFRLQAKITGLERTGKKDPILRFDVHTNLPRFRTTQYRDVRRFHSEFVKLAEHLISANPECLVPTVPPAVTSAGAGTDEDEARVKALLQRWFNYVCSNEVLMRDDEMVLFVESDFGYSPMVKMKQPATGVRRKILKQFAPPPDDTPELQEARPIVKLFYLGTMDAGHKVDKLVKSRRGLGLAESDFGVKLGSMHIQEPHQGLANAYRKLGKIVQTVGDYHAAQATAEATTIGDPFQYHSQDSFVVKESLTNRQILIREFLQAQENTRSKLNAADRLKASSNVRREKVDEAITALDDARQNETYLYQKTTRVTQNLVQERRKWFARTAADLRLSIREYVIREIEAERRALAVLESVRPDIRAIDASGGLSRLGREAHPPVRRASVAASQGPKGDAWSGVPRRTDTLNRSVSGSLMGVPEDGEGDDSQGAGQNKGLGAAGGRASLSGVAEEDDEDRVDARNAASRLATSTF; encoded by the exons GCTCTGTGGCCCTCCGGCGTACCTGAGGCTTTGAACTGCGGTGGTTACGAACCAATTCAAGGCAGCTGCGTGGAGAAAAGGTCCCCCGGCCTTCTGGACATCACGCTCGCATCCCGCCTCAGCTTGCGAACGACACGAGAGCGATTATACGGACCATCATCTACACAGCCGTACCACTATCCTCCGGCCCACGACAAGCACTGTTGCATTCCGACACCGATCAATGGATGGGCTCGTGTGCCGAATCCCCAAATAACCATCTACACCCGTTCCCCCTTCCCCGCATCGGCTTTGTCGGCCAGTCGTGATCCGTCCACGCAACCCGACGACATCATCGATCGCACGCCTTCGCAGACGACGAACAACGACGACAACGAGACCGCCGTAGCCATGGATTACAGCGCCTCTATCCACGAAGAGAGCGGCGCATCGCCCTGGGGAAACTCCCCAGGCTCCTCGCCCCGGCCCAACCAGACCAACTTCTCATCTCTCGGTGCTGACCTCGGCGGCGACCCGGCTGGATCCCCCTTCAACTACTCACCGAGTCCCGGCAACGCAACGCCGCAAGACCACCAGGAGGGCTTTGGTGGCGAGCAGCAATACAGACGACCAGACACCGCAAGCAGCACCCAGTCGACCACCGAGGTGGAAACACAGGAGTCGAGGACCGAAATAGGCTCAGAAGCCCGCTCCAGCGGCGATGGTCCGGGACCTGAGCTGCCTCAAAAGTCGCAAGAACAAGGTGGCCCCGCGGCCGCGGGCGGTCAGGCTCAACAACAGCCGCGCAAGCCTCAGCAGCCTCAGTTCAGGCTACAGGCCAAGATCACCGGTCTCGAGCGCACCGGGAAGAAGGACCCCATCTTGCGGTTCGATGTTCAT ACCAACCTCCCGCGGTTCCGCACCACGCAGTACCGCGACGTACGTCGTTTCCATTCCGAATTCGTCAAGCTTGCGGAGCACCTGATTTCAGCCAACCCGGAATGCCTGGTACCTACCGTACCGCCCGCCGTGACTTCGGCCGGCGCTGGCACGGACGAGGACGAAGCCCGTGTTAAGGCTCTATTACAACGGTGGTTCAACTACGTGTGCAGCAACGAAGTCCTTATGAGGGACGATGAGATGGTCCTCTTCGTTGAGAGCGATTTCGGTTACAGCCCCATGGTAAAGATGAAGCAGCCGGCGACGGGTGTGCGCAGAAAGATCCTGAAGCAGTTTGCTCCCCCGCCGGACGACACTCCAGAGCTCCAGGAGGCTCGTCCGATTGTGAAGCTCTTCTACCTTGGAACCATGGATGCCGGCCACAAGGTCGATAAGCTCGTCAAGTCTCGTCGAG GTCTGGGATTGGCTGAATCCGACTTTGGCGTCAAGCTCGGCTCCATGCATATACAAGAGCCCCATCAGGGTCTCGCCAATGCCTATCGTAAGTTGGGCAAGATCGTACAGACCGTCGGTGATTACCACGCTGCGCAAGCTACTGCGGAAGCTACCACCATTGGTGATCCTTTCCAGTACCACTCCCAGGACTCATTTGTGGTCAAGGAGTCACTCACAAATCGCCAAATCCTCATTCGCGAATTCCTCCAGGCACAAGAGAACACACGTAGCAAGCTCAATGCCGCCGATCGTCTGAAGGCGAGTTCCAACGTAAGGCGCGAGAAGGTCGATGAGGCCATTACAGCCCTCGATGACGCCCGCCAAAACGAGACCTACCTCTACCAAAAGACGACTCGTGTCACGCAAAATCTCGTACAGGAGCGCCGAAAGTGGTTCGCGAGGACTGCAGCGGACCTTCGGCTCAGCATCAGAGAATATGTCATCCGCGAGATTGAAGCGGAGCGACGTGCTCTCGCCGTACTCGAGAGCGTAAGACCAGACATCCGCGCCATTGACGCATCTGGCGGTCTGAGTCGACTGGGACGCGAGGCTCACCCTCCCGTCAGAAGGGCCAGCGTGGCAGCCAGCCAAGGTCCCAAGGGTGATGCATGGAGCGGTGTTCCACGACGCACCGACACGCTCAACCGCAGCGTGTCTGGCAGTCTTATGGGCGTCCCCGAGGACGGTGAGGGCGACGACAGTCAGGGTGCGGGGCAGAACAAGGGCCTCGGCGCAGCGGGCGGCCGGGCGAGCCTGTCCGGTGTGGCAGAggaggacgacgaggacCGAGTGGATGCGAGAAACGCGGCGAGCCGATTGGCGACCAGCACTTTCTGA